TTTTACTACACAGTTTTATTTATTCATATATGGGTATGAAATGGTGGGAATACAGTGTAAACACGAAAAGATACGTACAAGTGTGCTTTCTGAACTTTCTGATGCATAAGTGTCCGGTATCCTTGAAGCCGCAGGCTGTGAACTTTCTGATGAATAACTGTCAGGCCTCCTTGTAGCTCCATGCTGTCGCTGTTTGAAACTGTCTGATTGCTGAAACCCACTTGTTTGTTGACCAAAGCTACTAGACCGTGAATAAACACCAGACTGTTGGTCAAAGCTAGTAGACCGTGAATAAGGAGTCCTTGTTGGTGGAGGCAGAGGAACTCTTGGAGGTATTCCTTGGCGACGGCTGAAACAGAGGAAGAATCGAAGAAAGTGGTCAGATGGCAATATAGTCTCTGCAAGCACAAAGCATTGTTCTACTTGACTCTGAGGTTGAAAAAACATAGAATACCCAAGGAGTTGGAGATCAAGTGTTGCTTTGTACTGCGTAGGGATTTCCATCAATGCTGACAACGCAAATTCAGCCTCTTTTCTATCAGCTGCTATGCTCTTTGACATAATTTCCGTGAAATTCACAAACTGCATGAAATTAAGTATTCTTTCACGTCTTAGTTATTGAGAACCAGAAAAACAGCTAAAGGTTGGATGTAATTTGTATGGCAATCACCTGGAAATTGTCGAATGACCGAGCAGGTATGTTGTCGTCAAACTTATGCATCATATCCCATGGTCCATCACCGACCCCAACAAGAACAATAGACAAGGGAAAGTGGCTGGAATATTTTCAAAATAGATGTTATTGTGTGCAATTTGTTTAGGAGGATTGACTTGGTAGAATATAAAGGTGTTACTTTAAAACCCTGAATCAAGTACCTAGCTTTCACTATAGCATCAATGGTATCCCGCTCCTGCGGACTTAACTGCCCAGACTGTGTATCCACACTTCGAGTAACCTATCAGCAGAAATTTTAGCCAGAGTGAAAACTGGTTATACAAGCAAGACATGCAAGAGTCACCATCATTTAATGGCTATAAAGAAGCACAACTTGGTGAAACTGTGGTGCACCTGTCCATCAGCAATTATCAGAAGAACATGATATTGACCACCGGTGCTGTCTGCAATCCCAATTGCTGTCTCAATTATTGGAGCGAAAGATGTTGGTCCTGTGCAAGTTAAATCCAGATTATTTCCGTACATCTTTTTTTGTGGGAACTCTTAGCTATTTCTGGTAGCAATTTTGTTCCTCTCTTCACTTTTATGAAATCTACATTAAGTGATTACTTAAACAAACCAGCTAATCGAAGAGTTGGAACAATTTCTCTGTATCTTTCCAATGCCTCTTCAAATCCATTGCATGGTTGGTTCTCTGGATAAAAGCTGAATACCTCCTGGTCATGAGTTGATGCTGCCAGCAGGGAAAGGAAACATTATATTCAATACATTCATTTAGACATTTTGTTGAAAATCCATGAAGTGGTCAATGAAAAAGAAAATTGGAACCTTAAGCTTACCATCACCAAATCCAAAGCAGGGAATCAAATTGTCTTCATCAAAAGCTGAAAGTGTCCTTCCAATAATAGATATGGCTTGCTCATATGGGTTTGGAGTGTTTCCAATATCATGTAGACAGCGGCGGTTATAGGAAATTTTACCTAAATGGAAAAACACGGCAAGTTAAAGGAAAATGCTATGATATGATATAGATGATTGTCACATATAGAGGCAAGGGTTTGGAATGTTTCCAATATCATGTAGACAGCAGCAGTCATATTTTTTTTTACCTAAATGGAAAATTATAGCAAGTTAAATGAAAATACTATGATCTGACATAGATGATTATCAATATAAGATGcaacaggggggggggggggcattctTTCTACAATACAAACGCAGAAATGTTTTCATTGCTTGCCTTTCATCTAAAGAAATTCATGTGCATAATGTGGCTTCGCCTGACAAAAGTTTTATAATAGAAGTTGGAATACCATTGACATCACATACCAAATGTTTTTTTTCAATAGCAAAACCACAAACTATATGGGCAACTAACTAGTATTCTACTAAGCAGTACCTATTAATAAATAATAGGCACCAGTGGACCCCAAAGCAAGCATTAGCAAAAAAGAATATGCATCTATAGTCAAAAGGCAGAAAGATCAGCTGCTAACCTGTCCATTCATTACTTTTTGTAAAATCAATGCCTACAATAAGATTTGAAGATTCGAGGCCTGCTTGAGCCAAAGCTTCAGTCACCTGTAACAGTGTAAAAAAGGTGTTGCTTTCAGTTTTAAGTTCACAACACAACAATGGAAAGGAAGAATATGTGGAAGACTCTTGTAACTGTCATCTGGGCTGTAGTACTAGAGGAAAATGCATAGGCTGGTAGAATCCAATTTCATTTAAGCATATACAAATCCAATAATATTTCATAACATAACAGTATACTACTGCAGCTCCGTATCAGCATTGTAGTTATTTGTCTTTTGTGCGGGTGAAGTAGCAAAGCCCTTAATAGATGGGACTACCCAATTTAGTTGATTGTTATAGTTGTCAGCTTAATGATCCACAAGTCTGACTGCAGATATCAAGGTTATTACTGAAAATGCACTGGAAAGTAAATAGCAGTCACATCTTATAGAAGATGTCAGTTTCTTTGGAGAAGTAAAATCTAACTGcaggaaaatttattttatcgtCATCAAACCTTGGATTAGGAATCCTACCATACAAACAAAAACTGACTAAGATTGATAGAATGTCAGACAAAGTACACTTGGACAGTACCATATCATTAAATCGCCATGCCAGTCAAATTAATGCTGAGAATATGACAGGCTAGGACTTAGAAGAGAACCAAAATCTGTATACACTATCGTACGGCTTCTCATATTTGTAAGTAATTGCACACTTGTAAGTAACATTGTAGAAGAAGAAGGCCCATGAAAAATGCATTCACTGCCGAAAATAAGTGCAAATTATACAAGACAAGACTGTATGTCCCCGAAGCTAGTACAATTGAAAAGAACACGATTAATGCAGGTGGCTTGAATTTTTTAAATGGTTGCAACATTGCAGAAAATACTCATATCGAGCAAGAGATAACTTCCTTTGCTGATGCAAAATTTAATTTGATTTCTCGACCTGAATACTTAAAGCACTATCCTTCTTGAAATACTCATATAGATAAAACTAACTCTACCAAAGATAGTTTACACTCCAAAATCCACCTGAGACGACTGAATAAGATGAATGGTAGTACCATTCAGCCAcatcaagttgaaaaccatgcaTCAAAAATTGGGAAAGGAAAACAAGAGAACTTAAGGCACAAAAGGCCATCAATACATACTTGACTGACGGAACGGTAGTCATCGCCGATCCTGGAATACTTCCTCTGCAGCCTGGCCTGTGCTTCTGGCTGCTGCATGTTGTTACCCGCCGAAGAGGCATACCTCGGGCTGTAACTGGAGGGCGTGTTTGCATACCTCGAGTTGTACCCGTTGGCTGAATTCCCAGAGTTATACGACGGCTTGGAGTCCTTTTGCCCCattcctcaacactcggctgaaCTTCCTGGTGAACAGAAGAGAATGTGAGTACTTGGGTACACAGCTAGCTGGAAACAAAGCAGATACTTTTCACGCATGTATCAAGAAATCCTAGTGTTTTTTGCAGAACATGATCCATCCATCAATTACATGTGATCTTTTTGACGAATTCCTAATTCGAGGAGGGAGGGGTGACTTTCTAATCCAAAACTGGCAAGTTTCACACCCTAAAACAGCCACAGCCTCCCCTATCCACCCCCACATTTCCTCCTCATTGCCAAACTGGAGACTGGCAATCGCAGAAGGCCCAGTTCCTACATAGTAGTACAAGCATCGGGCATATCGAAAGGTCTGAACGAGATCAGAGAACGACCTATCAAAAATACCAAATATAATCATCTAAAAAACCGCCAATTACTACTACTTAGGAGCATTCGACGAACCGCCTCACACGATCAGATCCAAACACCTCGTGGGCTGACTCACGGAGAACTTGGCTTCATCCCGCACCCTCGCCAAGAAAGAAACAAGACGGAGGCGAGGCGGAGTGGGGAGATACGGGACTATACttgccggtgcggcggcggaacCAGAATCAATCAACCCCAAGAAACGAACACCCGGAATTCTCTCGCGCGCAACAGCATCCCCAAATTAATCAGCAATCCGCAGGGATGGGCTTACCCTGCTCTCGGCGTCCAAGGTCGCAGCGCAGGCCACTGCTCCGGGAGAGGGAAGAGGATCGGTGGAGTAGCGGGGACGAGGGGATAGGCCGAGTCAGCTGAGACCAAGATTTGTACGCCCGGCACGACGAGATAAACTATAATCAGCGGAGAAGCGGTGGCGCGGGTCAAGTCAATCGCCAGCCCGGGAGGCAATGCAGTTGGCACTTGGCACTGGAAGCGGGGGCCAGACGGCAAAGATTTCTCGCGCCCTGCTCCTCTGagtccctccctcctcctccgctCTCTATCTGAAAGCGATATCCGAAGCTTCGGAACTAGGAGTAGTATTCAATGGACGGATGTGGAGAGCTCGGACGGATGAGTTTGGTGGCGCACTCGTCTCCGTCATCGGCATCCGCAGGCACCAACCAACCGGGGGGGAAAGGTTAGTTTGAGAGCCGTAGTGTGCTGGAATTATTACCGGATTGCACGATGGTTATCCACTGGCGCCGAAAAGGTCGAGGGAGGGATCTTTTCTCTGCTGCGCCCGCGCGCGACGGAGGGGCTAGAGCAGTGGACTGCGGCGTTATTTGTTCGGTGGTTGGCGCGTCGCAGTCCTGGTTTCCGGGTTGGTAGTTAGCTACGGTGAACTCATGCGGAGCGTTTGTGTAGTTAACCTGGTCCTCACGAAAGAAATTAGGCGGCGCTCACCGGCTCATGGGTGGCGTGCGCTGCTGAGACGGCCACACAGGCCACGTGAATTGCGTTATGCGTCGCGTTTTGGCCTGCGTACCGCGGGGCGACGCAGGGAGGTGGGTGTGTATCTGCCAAAAACCACACCTAGTGGATTTGTCCTTCGCACAGTGTGTTGTTGAGACGGCCACACAGGTCAAGTTTTGGATACACTGTGCAAAGAAGGTGGGTGTGTAGATCTGGGAGGAGAAGCTTGCCTTCCTTCGTGAACTCAAAGACACTATTCAGGACAGTATGCCCAATGGCACGGCCCTTGCATTGAAACCACACGAAGGAAGGCAAGCTTCGCACAGTGTGTTGCTGAGACGGCTACACAGGTCAAGTTTTGGACAACGCAAGGACCGTGCCATTGGGAATACTGCGACGCAGGGAGGTGGGTGTGTATCTGCCAAAAAGCACACGTAGTGGCATGGAAAGGTGACCACTACTCCATGGCCACCATTGCAGTTCAAGGGTACACGATGGCGGCTGTTGGGAAAGATGCCAAGGGGGCTCCAGTGGGTGTGATTGGGGTGTTTGGCCCGCAGATCTGGGAGGAGAAGCTTGCCTTCCTTCATGAACTCAAAGACACTATTCAGGGCAGTATTCCCAATGGCACGGCTCTTGCGTTGATCGGTGATTTCAACCTCATCACCGGAGCAGCCGACAAGAACAACCCGAGGATCAACAGACGCTGCATCACTGCCTTCAGAAACTTCATCAACGAACTGCAACTAAAGGATCTATATCTCCATGGCCGTAGATATACGTGGAGTAACGAGCAATCAAACGCAATGATGGTGAAGCTGGACAGAGTTCTCATCAATGGAGAGTGGGAGGAGACAATGCCCAACTGCATGCTTCAAGCCTTGTCCTCAAACATCTCAGACCACTGTCCTCTCCTCCTCAACTGTGAGATTGCATTCCGTCAGCACAGAGCTTTCAGATTCAAGAACCACTGGGTGAAACTTGACGACTTCGATGAGGTGGTTCAAGGTGCTTGGCATGGGGCGCCGACGTCAGGGGATCCGGTCGGCCAATTTGCGGGAAGGCTTGCAGCCACGGCTAAAGCACTGAAACGGTGGCAAGGCCAATTCTGCAATGACATCAAGCTGAAAGCGGCCATTACAAGCGAGATCATTGGGCAGTTTGACCGGGTCATGGATCTTAGACCCTTAACAGCAGCAGAGAGGCAATTCCGTGCCACCTTGAAGATGCAGCGGCTAGGATATGCAGCGCTTGACAGAGCCATCTGGCGGGAGAAATCGAGAGTGAAGGGCATAAAAGAGGGAGATGCAGGCGCAAAATTCTTCAAAGCAAAAGCATCAGCCAGAGGGAGAAAGAACTTCATCATCAAGCTACAGGTCGACGGGCTGATCATCACAGACCAAGACGCAAAAGTAAAGGCGTTCCACTCCTTTTTTGAGCCAATTTTCGGATCAAAGGAGCCCCGCTCCAGGAGGCTGAACCTGTCCAGGATAGGATACACAAGACTGAACCTTGCCGAGATGGACGAGGCTATCACGGAGGAAGAAATCCTGGCTAATATCAAGGAGTTGGATGGATACAGTGCCCCGGGGCCCGATGGGTTTACCGGTTTGTTCTATAAGCGGTGTTGGCCCATAATCAAAGATGATCTGACAAGGGCTGTCCGGGCCGTGCAAGCAAACGCGTCGGCACACCTCCACCGGCTCAACCAGGCTACTATGATTCTCCTTCCAAAGAATGCAGAGGCCCTGGCCACAAAAGACTTCAGGCCGATCAGTCTTGTCTGTAGCTTCGCCAAGTTGATCACCAAGATTATGGCCACGAGGCTGCAACACCGGATGAATGAGCTCGTCGGCCCCTGCCAGAACGCGTTTATCAAAGGGCGCGCCATCCATGACAATTTCTAATACGTCAGCGGGCTGGCCAAAGCCCTCCGACGTGCCAACACGCCGACGCTAATGCTCAAACTCGACATTCAACGCGCCTTTGATACTGTGTCATGGGAGTTCCTGCTTGAGCTGCTTGTTGCAAGAGGGTTTGGGAGAGGATTCACCAACTGTCTGTCAGCACTTCTCAGCTCCTCTTCTACAAGGATCCTTGTCAATGGTGATCTATCTGACCCGATCAATCTGGTGAAGGGGCTAAGGCAGGGAGACCCGCTGTCACCGCTCCTGTTCGTGCTGGTCATGGACTGCCTTGCTATGCTCATCGACAAGGCGGTGAGGGTCGGAATTCTTGGACCGATCGGCAACCAAAAACTGCCCTTCAGGACTTCTCTGTATGCAGACGACGCAATCTTGTTCATCAACCCATGCCGCAAGGAGGTACTTGCACTGACACAAATTCTCAAGCTTTTCGGAGAAGCTACGGGCCTGCACACTAATTTTGCAAAATCTTCGGTCTCCACTATCTGCTGCAACGGGATCGACCTCCAAGAACTTCTTCAAGACTTGGGCTGCCCCATCAAGGAATTTCCTTGCACCTATCTGGGCATGCCACTGACGGACAAGAAACTGAAGAAGAATGACCTACAGCCGATCTGCGACAAGCTCATTGCAAGGATGAAGGGCTGGAAGCTTGCGTTTCTTTCCCTTGATGGACGGCTGGATCTGGTCAGGACCGTGCTCTCGGCGATGCCGATCTTCCAAATGCTAGCCTTGATATTACCTGCTTGGCTGGCTAAGCTGATCGACAAGGTTCGTCGTGGATTCCTCTAGGAGGGCAGTGACGTGGCGGCCGGAGGAAAATGCCTGGTCAACTGGGGTACTGTTTGTCAGCCAAAGGATTTCGGAGGGCTCGGCGTCATCAACCTGACAGCCCAAAGTCGCGCCCTACGGATGAGGTGGTTGTGGCTCTCATGGAACGACGGCAACAAGGCATGGCAGGGGCTGGATTTGCCTATCGACCCTACGGTCAGATCACTGTTCAACGCATCTATTGACTTCCAGTTGGGCAAGGGTGACCGCATTCTCTTTTGGAAGGAGCCGTGGTTTAAGGGCATCAACCTCCAGGACGCCTTCCTGGCGCTGTTTCAGCATTGCACCAGGAAAAACCTCACCGTTGCACAAGCCTTGGAGAACAACAGATGGATCCGACACCTCAAAGCCAACCTCTCTGCACATGCGATGAGGGAGTTCCTGAAACTGTGGGAGGAAATCCAAAATATACACTTAACACAAGAGCCTGATTGAGTTCAGTGGAAATGGACAGCAAACGGCGTGTACACGGCGAGATCGGCTTACAAAATTCAGTTTGAGGGCTGCACTCGGCCATCGTGGGCTGCGTTCCTTTGGAAATCTGATGCATCGGGCAAATGCAAGCTGTTTGCATGGTTGGCTCTTCTTGGACGTTGCAACACGGCCGATGTCCTTGCGAGGAAAGGCTGGCCTCACAACCCGTCTTGCTCTCTATGCAATGGGCCAAT
This sequence is a window from Aegilops tauschii subsp. strangulata cultivar AL8/78 chromosome 7, Aet v6.0, whole genome shotgun sequence. Protein-coding genes within it:
- the LOC109784564 gene encoding E3 ubiquitin-protein ligase RGLG5; translated protein: MGQKDSKPSYNSGNSANGYNSRYANTPSSYSPRYASSAGNNMQQPEAQARLQRKYSRIGDDYRSVSQVTEALAQAGLESSNLIVGIDFTKSNEWTGKISYNRRCLHDIGNTPNPYEQAISIIGRTLSAFDEDNLIPCFGFGDASTHDQEVFSFYPENQPCNGFEEALERYREIVPTLRLAGPTSFAPIIETAIGIADSTGGQYHVLLIIADGQVTRSVDTQSGQLSPQERDTIDAIVKASHFPLSIVLVGVGDGPWDMMHKFDDNIPARSFDNFQFVNFTEIMSKSIAADRKEAEFALSALMEIPTQYKATLDLQLLGRRQGIPPRVPLPPPTRTPYSRSTSFDQQSGVYSRSSSFGQQTSGFQQSDSFKQRQHGATRRPDSYSSESSQPAASRIPDTYASESSESTLSCAICMDKSKDLAFGCGHQTCYDCGKNLVRCPMCQQHITTRIRLY